The Pirellulales bacterium genome includes the window CTCGGCCTCGAAGGCGGGGATCATCGGATTGACCAAGTCGATGGCGCGCGAGTTGGCGGGACGCAAAGTGACGGTGAACGCCGTGGCGCCGGGGTTCATTGAAACCGAAATGACCGCCGCGCTGGGAGACCTGGTGCAGGACGAAGTGAAGAAGCGTATCCCGGCGAAGCGATTGGGGCAGGCCGACGAAGTGGCCGACCTGGTAGTCTTTCTGGCCAGCAAGGGCGCCAGCTACATCACCGGGCAGGTACTAGTGATCGACGGGGGAATGACGGGGTAGCTTTTTTTGTCTCGCCTGTTGGACGGGACGTGTGACCGGGGCCTACCCGGTCGGCGACCAAGAAGCTGCTGGCACGACAGTGGGAGAAAGGAAAAGGCGCTTGGCCAAAGCCGTGGATTGCTGTAAGCCTAAGTGCTATAGACACCTTAAGTACAAGCCGTTATATCTTAACCAGCCTAACCAGAACCACTAGCTGCCAGCGCAAGCGGCCGCGAGAATGAGTATTCGGTGAATGTCGGGCTGGGCGCAAGATTGCCATCGAATTCCCGAAATTAAAGCTTGGCAGGAGGAACCTAAGACGTGGCTTCCGTTAAAGAGCGTGTGACTGATATTGTCGCCGAACAATTGGGTGTGAGTAAGGACCAGATCACGCCCGAGACTTCGTTCGTGAATGATCTGGGCGCGGACAGCCTGGACACGGTCGAGCTGGTGATGGAACTGGAAGAAGAGTTCGACATCAACATACCGGACGACGCAGCGGAAAAGATTCAAACGGTGGGCCAGGCGATCGAATACATCGAGAAGCTCCAGCAGTAGTAACCAGGAATGAAACGGCGCGTCGTCGTAACCGGTCTCGGCGCCGTCACGTCGCTCAGCTCAAAAGTTCCCGATCTTTGGCAGCGGATTCTTGCCGGCGAAAGCGGCGTGCGCGAAGTACGCCATTTCGACACCACCGAGTTCAAAGTGAAGTTCGGTGGAGAGATCACGGATTGGTCGACGGACGGATATCTGCCCCCCAAGGAAGCGAAGCGGGTTGACCGCTTTACGCAGTTTGCGGTCGTTGCCGCGGGGGACGCCATCGCAGATGCGGGAATTGATTTCTCAAAGCTCGACACATTCCGCACCGGGGTCATCCTTGGTTCGGGCATTGGCGGGCTGCACGAGATCGAAACCCAGCAC containing:
- the acpP gene encoding acyl carrier protein, with the translated sequence MASVKERVTDIVAEQLGVSKDQITPETSFVNDLGADSLDTVELVMELEEEFDINIPDDAAEKIQTVGQAIEYIEKLQQ